The Sediminicola sp. YIK13 genomic sequence GAATTACGTATCTTCTACCTTTAAATTTATGCCCTATGAAAAAACAGTTACTACCCTTAGCATTCCTATTGTTCGTTTTTAATCTTGTACTTGGCCAAGAAGAAACTGTTACAACTGTTCAACCTAAGTACCAAAAGGAAATGGATAAGCTTGTCAAAAAGAAAAGTATACAGCAAGCTTTTTTACACATTGATGAATTGGAACCCGACACCCATAAAAACTTGGTGGAATTGACCGAGATTCCTGCGCCTCCTTTTATGGAGCATAAACGTGCGGAACGGTTTAGTGAAATGTTGAAAGAAGCCGGTGCCGATAGGGTATGGATTGATGAAGTTGGAAATGTATTGGCGTTGAGAAAAGGAAAGGACAGTACTAAAACTATTGCTTTGGATGCCCATTTGGATACAGTTTTCCCTGAAGGTACAGATGTCTTGGTAAAGATGGTTGGGGATACCCTTTATGCACCAGGAGTAGGGGATGACACCCGTGGTTTGGTAATGGTCTTAACCATTTTAAAAGCTATGAACAGTGCCAATATTAAAACCACTTCAGATGTATTGTTGGTTGGAACAGTGGGAGAAGAAGGATTGGGTGATTTAAGGGGAGTAAAACACTTATTCAAAAAAAACGAACCTAAAATTGATTCTTGGATCGCTATTGATGGCGGGGAATTGGGAAGGATAAATAATCAGGCCTTAGGATCTTATCGTTATAAGATTACTTTTAAAGGACCTGGAGGACATTCGTGGGGAGCTTTTGGTTTGGCCAATCCACATCATGCTGCGGGTAGGGCAGTGGCCTATTTTGATGATGCAGCTAGATCATATACCTCCTCTGGCCCCAAAACCAGTTATAATATTGGCAGAATAGGTGGTGGTACTTCCATTAATTCCATCCCCTTTGAGTCTTGGATGGAAGTAGATATGAGGTCGGTGAGTCCAGACCGACTTATAGAAATTGAAGAAATATTGATCACCGAGACAAATCGGGCTTTGGAGGATTATAATAAAATGGTGGATAAAGGGCCAAAATTATCTGTGGATATAGAAAAAATAGGTGACCGTCCATCTGGAGAACTTTCTCCGGAATTACCTCTAATTCAAAGATCTATGGCAGCGACAAAAGCCTTTAAAACAGAACCTTTCTTAACAAGGGGATCCACGGATTCCAATATTCCAATTTCTTTGGGAATACCTGCGGTTACTTTAGGAAGAGGTGGTAAGGCAGGAGGAGCACATTCCTTGGGAGAATGGTGGGTAAATGACAAAACTGGACCTGAATCCATAAAATTGGCGCTTTTGATTTTGGTTTCAGAAGCCGGACTGGAATAGGTTTCCATATGAATCAACTATTCCCAAAACACCCTATTCCAATAAAATTGGTATAGGGTGTTTTGTTTATTGATTACTCAGTCTTATAAAATGGCGTCGATAATTCTTTAAAACTCTTTATCGTTTAATGATCTTAAAGTTCTGCCTTATGGTACTTCCCTGTACATTTAGAATGTATGTACCCTGTGCCAATAAACTTAAATCTACGGGAATATACCGTGATGATCCAATAGCCTGTTTTTGCTTAAATAAGGTACTTCCATCGGGACTTAATACAAAAACTGTGACCTCTTGGTCCAATCCTGGGATATAAAGGTTGGTAAGACCCTGGGTAGGGTTTGGATAGCCCGATACCCTTTCAGGAACAAAAATCTCTTTGAAGTATTTACCCTGACAGTCCCATTCTGTAAATACCTGTACTTTATTTAACCCTGTTGGCAGTGTGGTATTGAATTCATTGGAGTAGACCTCATGGATTTCTCCATTGATCATAACAAGGTATTTATCCGATCCAGACATCCGAATGATCAATTCCCTACTATCTTTGTCTATGGTGGTCTCAGCACTAATTTCCCTTCGCTCTTCTATATTTACTTCATAGCATTGCTGAAAATCCCCTACATCCAATACTGTAAAACAAATTTCGTAGAGGCCAGTAGATAATCCTTCTATCATCATCGTACGGGATAATTTAGGATCCATTGTAATTGGATTTTTCCCATTTATAGAGACCAAATAGGTGTGTGAGATATCCTCAACCCCAATGGAAAGCGAGCCTTCGTTCAGCAAAGTACAGGTGGGGGCCATCACATTAACGTTAAAGTTAGTGGGAGGAAGGGTAAACTTTTTACAGCCATCGGCATCAATTAAGCTTCCCAGTGGAGAATTGGAGCATTGGTCCAATTCATTTGGGACACCATCTCCATCCAGGTCACCATCACAGAGATCACCTATGCCATCATTGTCAAAGTCAGCTTGATCAGGATTAAAGACCGAGATGCAATTATCTGTTTCATCAGGGATACCATCTCCATCACTATCAAATGCCAATAGCAAAATGGAAATAGTTGAATTTGCTTGTTGTCCATTGACAGAAAATCCAACTATGGCAGTGCCGGCGTTTTGATCACTGGTAAGTATGGCAGAATAGCTACCATTTCCGTTGTCTGTAATGTTGGATATAATTCCTAGCGTTGTATTGATCTGTATAGTATCACCACCATTTTCCAAAGGATTTCCATTAAGATCCAAAAGCTGTACAGTAATTATTGCACTACTTGTTCCATCTGCCATAAGTTGCGAAACATTAGAGGTGATGGTAGAGTAATTAGTATCAGCGTTTCCGGGATACATGGTAATGTTCAAAGTCTGCATTCCAATTTCACCATTGATCATAAAACTAACTGTAGCGGTACCAATATTGGTTTCACTGGTCAATAGCGCGGTATAGGTTCCGTTTCCATTATCGGTGACATTGCTTAAAACGCCTAAAGTTGATGTAATTTCTATATTATCTCCTCCCGCGTCCAAAGCATTTCCGTAGGCGTCCAAGAGTTGTACCGTGATGTTTGCAAAACTGTTGCCATCAGCTACTAATTCATAAAAATCAGAGCTAATATTGGAACTGCTCGAATTGGCAAGTCCCGGGATGAAATCTATGAAAATGTAGTTAGCAGAGGAATTGCCGTTAATGCTGAATCCAACGGTTGCAGTTCCCGTTAAGGTACCACTAGTCAATATAGCGGTATAGGTACCATCCCCATTATCGGTAACATTGCCAAGGCTGCCCAAGGTTGATGTTAATCTAATGGTTTCTCCTCCTGTATTTAGGAGGTTTCCATTACTGTCCTTCAATTGTATGATTATGATTGCCGTACTGTTGCCACTGGCAACTAGTACAGAAACGTTAGAGCTTATTAAGGAATACATAGTATTTGGACTCCCTGTGGTCATTTGAATTGTCACTGTCTGTTGGGCAACATTCCCATTGATGCTAAATCCAACGGTGGCAGTTCCCGTTAAGGTGCCACTAGTCAATATAGCGGTATAGGTACCATCCCCATTATCGGTAACATTGCCAAGGCTGCCCAAGGATGATGTTAATCCAATGGTTTCTCCTCCTGTATTTAGGAGGTTTCCATTACTGTCCTTCAATTGTAAGGTTATAATTGCCGTACTACTCCCATTAGCAACTAGTACGGAAACGTTAGAGCTTATTAAGGAATACATAGTATTTGGACTCCCTGCGGTCATTTGAATTGTCACTGTCTGTTGGGCAACATCCCCATTGATGCTAAACCCCACCGTTGAAGAACCTGTACTGGTACTGGCCGTTAATATTGCGGTATACGTTCCGTCTCCATTATCAGTAACATTCTGAAGTGTACCCAAGGATGAGGTCAACTCAATGGTTTCACCCCCAGTATTTATGTAGTTCTCATTACTGTCTTTTAATTGAATAGTAATAGTGGCTATACTGCTGCCATCGGCAATTAGTTCCGTGACATCTGATGATATTGACGAATGTATAATGTCACTCACCCCAGGTATTAAATTAATGGTTGCTGTCTGTGCCCCAGTAACCCCATTAATGCTATATCCAACTGTAGCGATTCCTGCAACGGTGCTAGAAGTGAATACTGCCGTATAGGTACCATCCCCATTATCCAAGACATTACCAAGGGTGCCTAAGGAAGTGATCAATTCAATTGTTTCACCTCCTGTGTTAAGAAGGTTACCATTACTGTCCATTAATTGTATGGTGATGTTCGCAATACTGCTCCCATCTGCAATCAATTCACTTATATTAGAAGCAATAGTGGACAGTTCAGTATCAGCTGTCCCAGGAATAAAATCTACCTGAGTTGTTTGCTGTGCAGTTTCACCGTTGAGGCTAAATCCTAAAGTGGCAGTTCCTGTCTCGATAGCTGCTGTTAGTATGGCGGTATAGGTTCCGTCACCATTATCAGAGATATTTCCCAGTGTACCTAAAGATGTGGTAATGCTAATGTTCTGACCTCCCGTATTTATAAGGTTGCCATTGATGTCCTTTAATTGTACTGTAATATTAGTTGTGCTGCTCCCATTGGCTATTAGTTCGTTTAGATCCGCAAATATTAAAGAGGTTGTTGTATCTGCTGCCCCAGGAATGAATGCTACTTGTGTTGATTGCTCGGCAGTATCCCCGTTTATACTAAATCCAAGCACTGCGGTTCCCTGTGTTGAAGTGCTGGTAAGTAGTACAGAATAAGTTCCGTCCCCATTGTCCGTAACACTGCTTAAAGTTCCCAAAGAGGTAGTGATGACCACAGTTTCACCTCCCGTTGGGATAGGGATGTTATTTACATCCCTTAATTGGACAGTAATTGTAGCCGTGCTATTTCCGTTTGCGGTAATTTCAGAAATATTTGAAGTTATGGTCGAAGTGGTAAAGTCAATATTGCCAGGCACAAATTGAACAGAAGTTTTGGCAACGGCTAAGTTTCCATTAATACTAAAACCAAGTATGGCATTTCCAATTGCTGTTTCGCTGGTAAGCGTTGCACTATATGTGCCATCCCCATTATCGTTTACATTACCAACAGTTCCTAATGTCGAAGTAATTTCTACATTTTCACCACCACTTGATATGGTGTTTCCTTGAATATCAATAATTTGAACTATAATATTGGATGTGCTAATACCATCGGCCTCTATGGATTCGTTAGATGCCGTAATGGACGAGTTTAAGGTCAAAAGGCTTTGTAATGCTCCAACTAATGGGAAATTTTCCCTAGAGGTTCCATAAAAGTCGAGATTAGTATTGGGTATAGATACCCCAATGGTCCCAGTAGATGGAAAATAATCAGCTGGTTCATTTCCGTCTTCAACTTGAAGCGAAGGGTCACTAAATGTACTGTTCGCATCTTGAAAGGTTGCATTTTGCCAATCACTTAAAGTTGCTTTATCTGATGAATTAAAACTTCCTAAAACCCCATCCGTTCCGGAAGTGAAGTATTGGTTATTATCTATTGTAAGGGCAGAATTATTTCTAAGTCTAATAGCGTAATGCTTCCCTGTTCCTCCATTGTTGGATCTGTAATTTGCGAGAATATTATTTTGAATTTTGGAATTGTAATTGTTGGATTCCCTATAAAAAGCAGCAGAATTTTGTACTCCGGAATTACCGGTTCCTGTTACAACAAATGTATTGTGAATGTAGTCACTGCTGGCGCCATAGGTTTGGTCATAAGCGCTATATATCCTTACATTTGCTATGTCCTGATCATTTTTATCCTTACCTAGACTTACTATATTGTTTTTTATTGTGTTCAAGGGAGATGAAAAAGAACTCATGTAGATACCAGCTACCAAACCGGTTTCAAGGGAGGTGCTCAAGCCATAGATAAAACTATTCTCCACAATAGAATTTTTTTCTCCCAACGCCAATCCATAGCAATTCTTGGCAGAGGTTAAATTATATATAGTATTACCAGAATACACGCTACCAGACGGGGTGTAAACTGATTTAATTCCTGTTAAATCTGCCTGGGATTCCAAATTACGCACTGTATTATTGGTGATGGTATAAACGTTGGAAGGATTGTATTTAAAGAGTTCTATGCCATAGGAAGCATGTACTGTGGAGGCAGAACTAATATGTTGGATGGTGTTCTTGTCTAATACTACTTTTTCATAACCCCCATAGGCCACATAAATTCCATCATACGAAAATTGATTTGCGGTAGGTGAGTCTCCAATGCGGATGGGAGCGTTTGGAAAGCCAATGGTATTATCAACAAATTTAACACTTGCTCCACTAAGGGCCTGTGTCACCATTCCGTTAAAATATACTA encodes the following:
- a CDS encoding M20/M25/M40 family metallo-hydrolase, with translation MKKQLLPLAFLLFVFNLVLGQEETVTTVQPKYQKEMDKLVKKKSIQQAFLHIDELEPDTHKNLVELTEIPAPPFMEHKRAERFSEMLKEAGADRVWIDEVGNVLALRKGKDSTKTIALDAHLDTVFPEGTDVLVKMVGDTLYAPGVGDDTRGLVMVLTILKAMNSANIKTTSDVLLVGTVGEEGLGDLRGVKHLFKKNEPKIDSWIAIDGGELGRINNQALGSYRYKITFKGPGGHSWGAFGLANPHHAAGRAVAYFDDAARSYTSSGPKTSYNIGRIGGGTSINSIPFESWMEVDMRSVSPDRLIEIEEILITETNRALEDYNKMVDKGPKLSVDIEKIGDRPSGELSPELPLIQRSMAATKAFKTEPFLTRGSTDSNIPISLGIPAVTLGRGGKAGGAHSLGEWWVNDKTGPESIKLALLILVSEAGLE
- a CDS encoding invasin domain 3-containing protein — its product is MQLKGLLFLLLLVVFNVLTVRAQVTVSATAGTPNSSYTNLKSAFDKINDGTHQEDIIISITGDIIETTTAVLNESGFGSANYAKITISPSGGMERVVSGNIGSNGLVYLNGADNVTIDGLNTLGNALTFQNENTNAPTIKLSGNTTTTDNNTVKNCTILGSNLNGYGGVIHLQWANNNTIVSNTVGPYNSNRPSNLIYAGYYYKGDSNYNTISDNNLFDYGNTNSTVAAAISADRVTHWTIENNRIYQTGTITFNNSSFNRYYGVYIRNGSGHLVKNNRIGYSSANGTGFTNIILGTTNSNIDIYPIFLTSDGTATSLIENNSISGFNIDGGSRYLGFYPIFYEGTYGSSSSILRKAFISNNLVGSESDPNSLQLTTTGQIRFRAINVGNPSSSLNYLYDLTANNNSIGGIQIPTTTSSLVYFNGMVTQALSGASVKFVDNTIGFPNAPIRIGDSPTANQFSYDGIYVAYGGYEKVVLDKNTIQHISSASTVHASYGIELFKYNPSNVYTITNNTVRNLESQADLTGIKSVYTPSGSVYSGNTIYNLTSAKNCYGLALGEKNSIVENSFIYGLSTSLETGLVAGIYMSSFSSPLNTIKNNIVSLGKDKNDQDIANVRIYSAYDQTYGASSDYIHNTFVVTGTGNSGVQNSAAFYRESNNYNSKIQNNILANYRSNNGGTGKHYAIRLRNNSALTIDNNQYFTSGTDGVLGSFNSSDKATLSDWQNATFQDANSTFSDPSLQVEDGNEPADYFPSTGTIGVSIPNTNLDFYGTSRENFPLVGALQSLLTLNSSITASNESIEADGISTSNIIVQIIDIQGNTISSGGENVEITSTLGTVGNVNDNGDGTYSATLTSETAIGNAILGFSINGNLAVAKTSVQFVPGNIDFTTSTITSNISEITANGNSTATITVQLRDVNNIPIPTGGETVVITTSLGTLSSVTDNGDGTYSVLLTSTSTQGTAVLGFSINGDTAEQSTQVAFIPGAADTTTSLIFADLNELIANGSSTTNITVQLKDINGNLINTGGQNISITTSLGTLGNISDNGDGTYTAILTAAIETGTATLGFSLNGETAQQTTQVDFIPGTADTELSTIASNISELIADGSSIANITIQLMDSNGNLLNTGGETIELITSLGTLGNVLDNGDGTYTAVFTSSTVAGIATVGYSINGVTGAQTATINLIPGVSDIIHSSISSDVTELIADGSSIATITIQLKDSNENYINTGGETIELTSSLGTLQNVTDNGDGTYTAILTASTSTGSSTVGFSINGDVAQQTVTIQMTAGSPNTMYSLISSNVSVLVANGSSTAIITLQLKDSNGNLLNTGGETIGLTSSLGSLGNVTDNGDGTYTAILTSGTLTGTATVGFSINGNVAQQTVTIQMTTGSPNTMYSLISSNVSVLVASGNSTAIIIIQLKDSNGNLLNTGGETIRLTSTLGSLGNVTDNGDGTYTAILTSGTLTGTATVGFSINGNSSANYIFIDFIPGLANSSSSNISSDFYELVADGNSFANITVQLLDAYGNALDAGGDNIEITSTLGVLSNVTDNGNGTYTALLTSETNIGTATVSFMINGEIGMQTLNITMYPGNADTNYSTITSNVSQLMADGTSSAIITVQLLDLNGNPLENGGDTIQINTTLGIISNITDNGNGSYSAILTSDQNAGTAIVGFSVNGQQANSTISILLLAFDSDGDGIPDETDNCISVFNPDQADFDNDGIGDLCDGDLDGDGVPNELDQCSNSPLGSLIDADGCKKFTLPPTNFNVNVMAPTCTLLNEGSLSIGVEDISHTYLVSINGKNPITMDPKLSRTMMIEGLSTGLYEICFTVLDVGDFQQCYEVNIEERREISAETTIDKDSRELIIRMSGSDKYLVMINGEIHEVYSNEFNTTLPTGLNKVQVFTEWDCQGKYFKEIFVPERVSGYPNPTQGLTNLYIPGLDQEVTVFVLSPDGSTLFKQKQAIGSSRYIPVDLSLLAQGTYILNVQGSTIRQNFKIIKR